The Suncus etruscus isolate mSunEtr1 chromosome 7, mSunEtr1.pri.cur, whole genome shotgun sequence genome includes a window with the following:
- the LEFTY1 gene encoding left-right determination factor 1 produces MRLWVFCWALWAMASPGAPLTGEQILGSLLQQLHLSEVPVLDQAEVEQLVTPAHVRAQYVALLRGSHQAHSRGKRFSQHFREVAGRSLVSEASTYLLVFGMEQRLPAHHELVQAALRLFQEPVAKAALRKLERLSPRGARARVTVEWLRVRADGSNRTALVDSRLVSVHESGWKTFDVTEAVNFWQQLSGPRPPLLLQVSVQREHLGPPQASGAHRLVRFAAQGQGAPGRPEPQLELHTLDLKDYGAQGNCDPETPMSGGTRCCRQEKYIDLQGLKWAENWVLEPPGFLAYECVGTCLQPPGPLTFKWPFLGPRQCIASETTSLPMIVSIKEGGRLRPQVVSLPNMRVQKCSCASDGAPVPRKLEP; encoded by the exons ATGAGGCTGTGGGTTTTCTGCTGGGCACTGTGGGCGATGGCCAGCCCAGGGGCTCCACTGACTGGGGAGCAGATCTTGGGCAGCCTGCTGCAGCAGCTGCACCTAAGCGAGGTGCCCGTCCTGGACCAGGCCGAAGTGGAGCAGCTGGTGACTCCGGCCCACGTGAGGGCCCAGTACGTGGCGCTGCTTCGGGGCAGCCACCAGGCCCACTCCCGAGGGAAGAGGTTCAGCCAGCACTTCCGAG agGTGGCCGGCAGGTCCCTGGTGTCCGAGGCGTCCACCTACCTGCTGGTGTTCGGCATGGAGCAGCGGCTGCCGGCGCACCACGAGCTGGTGCAGGCCGCGCTGCGCCTCTTCCAGGAGCCCGTGGCCAAGGCGGCGCTGCGCAAGCTGGAGCGCCTGTCCCCGCGCGGCGCCCGCGCCCGGGTCACCGTCGAGTGGCTGCGCGTCCGCGCCGACGGCTCCAACCGCACGGCGCTCGTCGACTCCAG GCTGGTGTCCGTGCACGAGAGCGGCTGGAAGACCTTCGACGTGACCGAGGCGGTGAACTTCTGGCAGCAGCTGAGCGGGCCGcggccgccgctgctgctgcagGTGTCGGTGCAGCGCGAGCATCTGGGCCCGCCGCAGGCCTCCGGCGCGCACCGGCTGGTTCGCTTCGCCGCGCAGGGCCAGGGCGCGCCGGGTCGGCCCGAGCCGCAGCTGGAGCTACATACGCTGGACCTCAAGGACTATGG GGCCCAGGGCAACTGTGATCCCGAGACACCCATGAGCGGGGGTACCCGCTGCTGCCGCCAGGAGAAGTACATTGACCTGCAGGGCCTGAAGTGGGCCGAGAACTGGGTCCTGGAGCCCCCTGGCTTCCTGGCCTACGAGTGTGTGGGCACCTGCCTGCAGCCCCCGGGCCCCCTGACCTTCAAGTGGCCCTTTCTGGGTCCCCGGCAGTGCATTGCCTCAGAGACCACCTCCCTACCCATGATTGTGAGCATCAAGGAGGGTGGCCGGCTCAGGCCCCAGGTGGTCAGCCTGCCCAACATGAGGGTGCAGAAGTGCAGCTGTGCCTCAGATGGGGCACCTGTGCCCAGGAAGCTGGAGCCATAG